In Candidatus Caccoplasma merdavium, one DNA window encodes the following:
- the ilvN gene encoding acetolactate synthase small subunit, whose translation MDKKLYTMIVYSENIAGLLNQITAVFTRRQINIESLNVSASSIKGVHKYTITAWVDEENIKKIVRQIEKKIDVLQAHYFTDDEIFSHEIALYKLSTPVLEREPKVSELIRRYNARVVEVNPTYSALEKDGTTEDITSLYDELQQLGCVLQFVRSGRVALTKSCVERVNEFLADREARYLRAKQGCAEN comes from the coding sequence ATGGACAAGAAATTATATACGATGATTGTCTACTCCGAGAACATCGCCGGTCTGCTCAACCAGATTACGGCCGTTTTCACCCGTAGGCAAATCAATATCGAAAGCCTCAATGTGTCGGCTTCCTCGATAAAGGGGGTGCATAAGTACACCATTACCGCATGGGTCGATGAGGAGAACATCAAGAAAATCGTGCGGCAAATCGAGAAAAAAATCGATGTCTTGCAGGCCCATTATTTTACCGACGATGAGATTTTCTCGCATGAGATAGCCCTCTACAAACTCTCGACTCCCGTACTCGAACGCGAGCCGAAGGTCTCGGAACTCATACGCCGTTACAACGCCCGTGTCGTGGAGGTGAATCCCACCTATTCGGCACTCGAAAAGGACGGGACCACAGAAGATATTACATCTCTCTATGACGAATTGCAGCAACTGGGGTGTGTCCTCCAATTTGTGCGTTCGGGGCGTGTCGCGCTTACCAAGAGTTGCGTAGAACGCGTAAATGAATTCTTGGCCGACCGCGAAGCCCGCTATCTGAGAGCCAAACAAGGTTGTGCCGAAAATTGA
- the ilvC gene encoding ketol-acid reductoisomerase has translation MAVINFGGVDENVVTREEFPLEKAREVLKDEVIAVIGYGVQGPGQSLNLRDNGFNVIVGQRKGGKTWDKAVADGWVPGETLFEIEEACKRATIIQYLLSDAAQIEVWPRIKPYLTAGKALYFSHGFGITYKERTHIIPPADIDVIMIAPKGSGTSLRRMFLQGRGLNSSYAIYQDATGRAKDRVIALGIGVGSGYLFETTFKREVYSDLTGERGTLMGAIQGLLLAQYEVLREHGHEPSEAFNETVEELTQSLMPLFAEKGMDWMYANCSTTAQRGALDWMGPFHDAVKPVFEKLYNEVACGNEAQRSIDTNSKPDYREGLEKELAALRESEMWRTGAVVRKLRPENN, from the coding sequence ATGGCAGTAATTAATTTTGGCGGTGTTGACGAGAATGTCGTTACCCGTGAAGAATTTCCTTTGGAAAAAGCAAGAGAAGTCCTCAAAGATGAGGTTATCGCAGTAATCGGTTATGGCGTGCAGGGTCCCGGCCAAAGCCTCAACTTGCGCGACAACGGTTTCAATGTTATCGTAGGACAACGCAAAGGCGGTAAGACTTGGGACAAGGCGGTTGCCGACGGTTGGGTACCCGGCGAAACCCTTTTCGAAATCGAAGAGGCTTGCAAGCGTGCCACCATCATTCAATACTTGCTTTCCGACGCTGCTCAAATCGAAGTTTGGCCCCGCATCAAACCTTATCTCACGGCCGGTAAAGCCCTCTACTTCTCGCACGGTTTCGGCATCACCTACAAGGAGCGCACCCACATCATTCCTCCTGCCGACATCGATGTCATCATGATTGCCCCCAAAGGTTCGGGCACCAGCCTGCGTCGCATGTTCCTCCAAGGCCGCGGCCTCAATTCGAGCTATGCCATCTACCAGGACGCTACCGGCCGTGCCAAGGACCGTGTCATCGCGCTCGGTATCGGCGTAGGTTCGGGTTATCTTTTCGAGACGACTTTCAAGAGAGAGGTTTACTCCGACCTTACCGGCGAACGCGGAACCCTCATGGGCGCTATCCAAGGCCTTCTGCTGGCTCAGTATGAAGTGCTCCGCGAGCACGGCCACGAACCCTCCGAGGCTTTCAACGAAACCGTTGAGGAACTTACCCAGTCGTTGATGCCCCTTTTCGCCGAAAAAGGTATGGACTGGATGTATGCCAACTGCTCGACAACCGCTCAACGCGGCGCTCTCGACTGGATGGGCCCGTTCCACGATGCCGTGAAACCCGTCTTTGAAAAACTCTACAACGAAGTGGCTTGCGGAAACGAGGCACAACGCTCTATCGACACCAACAGCAAACCCGACTATCGCGAAGGTCTCGAAAAAGAACTCGCCGCCCTGCGTGAAAGCGAAATGTGGCGCACCGGAGCCGTGGTTCGCAAACTTCGTCCCGAAAACAACTGA
- a CDS encoding acyl-[acyl-carrier-protein] thioesterase, with protein sequence MSSEEQKVGSYDFVVEPFCSDFRGHMSIGVLGNLLLNVAEFHASDRGFGIVTINEGHYTWVLSRLVLEFLDDTPCKTEKFTIQTWVESVYRLFTERDFAILDSSGTPTGYARSVWAMIDIDTRKPVDLLSMHEGGITDYICDKPCPIERPGKVKNTTATPVATRDIKYSDIDINGHVNSIKYIDHILDLFPLDLYKTRRVKRFEIAYANESHYGDTLQFYCDDKGAGEYHVEVKKDDGEIICRSKVIFI encoded by the coding sequence ATGTCATCAGAAGAACAAAAAGTCGGTTCGTATGATTTCGTGGTAGAGCCATTCTGCTCCGATTTCAGAGGACACATGTCCATTGGCGTCTTGGGAAACCTCCTGCTCAATGTGGCCGAGTTCCATGCCTCCGACCGCGGATTCGGTATCGTAACCATCAATGAAGGCCATTACACCTGGGTCTTGTCGCGATTGGTCTTGGAGTTCCTCGACGATACCCCGTGCAAGACCGAGAAATTCACCATTCAGACGTGGGTCGAGAGTGTCTATCGACTCTTTACCGAGCGCGACTTTGCCATACTCGATTCGTCGGGGACACCTACGGGCTATGCCCGTTCGGTATGGGCCATGATCGACATCGATACCCGCAAACCGGTCGACCTGCTCTCCATGCACGAAGGCGGCATTACCGATTACATTTGCGATAAGCCTTGTCCCATAGAACGTCCCGGTAAGGTGAAGAACACCACCGCCACTCCTGTTGCGACACGCGACATCAAGTATAGCGACATCGACATCAACGGTCATGTCAACAGCATCAAGTATATCGACCACATACTCGACCTTTTCCCGCTCGACCTCTACAAGACCCGGCGGGTGAAACGTTTCGAGATTGCCTATGCCAACGAGAGCCATTATGGCGACACGCTGCAATTCTATTGCGACGACAAGGGGGCGGGAGAGTACCATGTAGAAGTGAAAAAAGATGACGGCGAAATCATTTGCCGCAGTAAAGTGATATTTATATAA
- the ilvB gene encoding biosynthetic-type acetolactate synthase large subunit: MDNKEIITGAEAMMRSLEHQGVDTLFGYPGGSIMPVFDALYDHRHTLHHILVRHEQGATHAAQGFARASGRVGVCLVTSGPGATNTITGIADAMIDSTPIVVIAGQVGTSFLGSDAFQEVDLVGVTQPISKWSYQIRRAEDVPWAVARAFYIASSGRPGPVVLDFAKNAQVETFEYQPTTVDFVRSYVPVPDTDPMSLVMAADLINKAQRPLVLVGQGVELGNAQEQLIQFIEKAEMPAGCTLLGLSALPSDHRLNVGMLGMHGNLAPNVKTNECDVLIAVGMRFDDRVTGNLATYAKQAKIIHFDIDPAEINKNVKVDVAVLGDCKDTLKAVTELMVPARHKEWLDSFAPYAEEERVKVIEPEIHPGCGPLNMGEVVRAVSEATRNEAVLVTDVGQNQMMSARYFKYSRRRSIITSGGLGTMGFGLPAAVGATFAVPDRTVCAFMGDGGLQMNLQELGTVMEQKAPVKMILLNNNYLGNVRQWQAMFFNRRYSFTPMLNPDYMKIAEAYGIPARRVMERDDLASAIAEMLATDGPYLLEACVVEEGNVLPMTPPGGSVNAMLLEC, translated from the coding sequence ATGGACAACAAAGAAATAATAACCGGCGCAGAAGCCATGATGCGCTCGCTCGAACATCAGGGCGTCGACACCCTCTTCGGGTATCCCGGGGGGTCGATTATGCCTGTTTTCGATGCTCTCTATGACCATCGCCACACCTTGCACCACATCTTGGTGCGTCACGAGCAAGGTGCCACCCATGCGGCACAAGGATTTGCCCGCGCCTCCGGGCGTGTCGGCGTGTGCCTGGTAACCAGCGGCCCCGGTGCCACCAATACGATTACCGGCATTGCCGATGCCATGATCGACAGCACTCCCATTGTGGTCATTGCCGGCCAGGTGGGTACTTCGTTCCTGGGTTCCGATGCCTTCCAGGAGGTCGATTTGGTGGGCGTTACCCAGCCAATATCCAAGTGGAGCTATCAGATACGTCGTGCCGAGGACGTGCCTTGGGCGGTAGCTCGTGCTTTCTATATCGCATCGAGCGGACGTCCCGGCCCCGTTGTCCTCGACTTTGCCAAGAATGCGCAAGTCGAAACGTTCGAATATCAACCCACAACGGTCGATTTTGTCCGCAGCTATGTACCCGTTCCCGATACCGACCCCATGTCGCTTGTCATGGCCGCCGACCTCATCAACAAGGCTCAACGCCCGTTGGTCCTCGTCGGCCAAGGCGTTGAACTGGGCAATGCACAAGAGCAGTTGATTCAGTTCATCGAGAAAGCCGAAATGCCTGCCGGGTGTACCCTTTTGGGACTCTCGGCACTTCCCAGCGACCATCGTTTGAATGTGGGAATGCTCGGCATGCACGGCAATCTGGCTCCCAATGTGAAGACCAACGAGTGCGATGTGCTCATCGCCGTAGGCATGCGGTTCGACGACCGGGTGACGGGCAATCTCGCCACCTATGCCAAGCAGGCCAAAATCATACATTTCGACATCGACCCGGCCGAAATCAATAAGAATGTGAAAGTCGACGTGGCCGTCTTGGGCGATTGCAAAGATACCCTCAAAGCCGTGACCGAACTCATGGTGCCGGCTCGCCACAAAGAGTGGCTCGACTCTTTTGCCCCCTATGCCGAGGAGGAACGGGTCAAGGTCATCGAGCCCGAGATACACCCCGGCTGCGGTCCTCTCAACATGGGCGAAGTGGTGCGTGCCGTGAGCGAAGCCACCCGCAACGAGGCGGTGCTGGTCACCGACGTGGGGCAGAATCAGATGATGTCGGCACGTTACTTCAAGTACTCCCGTCGCCGCAGCATTATAACCTCGGGCGGCCTTGGTACGATGGGCTTCGGCCTTCCCGCCGCCGTGGGAGCCACCTTCGCGGTACCCGACCGCACGGTGTGCGCGTTCATGGGCGACGGTGGCTTGCAAATGAACTTGCAGGAGCTGGGTACGGTGATGGAGCAGAAAGCGCCGGTGAAGATGATATTGCTCAACAACAACTATTTGGGAAACGTCCGTCAGTGGCAGGCGATGTTCTTCAATCGCCGTTACTCTTTCACGCCGATGCTCAACCCCGATTACATGAAGATTGCCGAAGCCTACGGTATACCGGCTCGCCGGGTGATGGAACGGGACGATTTGGCCTCGGCCATTGCCGAAATGTTGGCAACCGACGGACCCTACCTTCTCGAAGCCTGCGTGGTAGAGGAGGGCAACGTCCTGCCCATGACGCCTCCCGGAGGTTCGGTCAATGCCATGTTGCTCGAATGTTAA